The sequence ctatgaaCATGAATTAGCATTCGAGATATAGGCAAAAATCGGGGTATTCGTGGTGTTTTGCTTATATCCCAGccattaaatagcaaccgaacctggactattcccgatatattgatgtatcaatcatgtttgttatttaagttatttaagcACTTCGCATgtagatttcaacagacaaacggacatggctttaTCGACTAGGATACaaaatatatgaggagccgcagaacaaaagatacttttttgctcatttaaaattttttttatttctccccTTTAAAAATCTGCAcgacctggaaatggtaacaagtttcttacatatcaatagatacatctaactgccataagtcaccacataaAATGTCAacgatgtttgatataaaaccattattatattgaaaaaagaaccttttgttaaaaattacgttctttatgcgttttttttaaCTGAATGTTTTTAAACTTGATCTGATGTAACTTTTGTTTTGCAGCTCCTCGTATGTACATTATgggttcgcaaatgaaaaatgtggaaattacaaaccaaATGACAAAGTTATACATacatgggtataaaaatacaacaatcaaaatcttcaatatctatattttaacatgtttttttttattattaattattttcaacaatatttgttttgattgtatttttattttccaaaaagaaaTACATATGAATAAGTATTTGGGCAACCCTGCCCTTATCTTTTGCTAAGTTTAGTTGACTCTTATAGAGACTTTAATCAGCTGacgataataataaaaacatgtttATCATCATTGCACAGCTGCACAGTTACggcaatttcattaaattataacatttatacatagaaaagaaaataaaatgaatgtgGAAGCAGGAGCTGGAATTAATACATTTGACCCAAAAAATCCTCACGGCAAGGGTAAGCACCGTATAATATGTATAGGTATtgagatttaaataatttatcatATTTCTTGAATCTTTCATAGGTGACCCTAATGATCGCTCCCTACGCAAAGTTGAGGTGGAAGTTCTTATACCCAAAATTATGCGTGATAGAGCCAAAGAGTTCCACTGTAATACTGAGGTGAAAGCATTTGAAACCTGCTGCAAGGACCAGGGTATATTGATGGTGGCAACATGTCGCAAACAAAATTCAGCTTTAAGAGATTGCCTCAC comes from Calliphora vicina chromosome 2, idCalVici1.1, whole genome shotgun sequence and encodes:
- the LOC135950128 gene encoding COX assembly mitochondrial protein homolog; amino-acid sequence: MNVEAGAGINTFDPKNPHGKGDPNDRSLRKVEVEVLIPKIMRDRAKEFHCNTEVKAFETCCKDQGILMVATCRKQNSALRDCLTTWYSNDAFKEECKQIYLQERSEYRRTGIPKKHRVERM